The Montipora capricornis isolate CH-2021 chromosome 3, ASM3666992v2, whole genome shotgun sequence genome window below encodes:
- the LOC138042788 gene encoding methanethiol oxidase-like, whose amino-acid sequence MKNEPIEKGEQYGITSFLLNKVRLNWIFTTSHCSNEMASGGHCSCGPGYATPLDAMRGPREQIVYLPCIRNNTGVDKPDYLATVDVNPRSPTYSQVIHRLPVPYKGDELHHSGWNACSSCFDDSSKKRNRLIMPSLISSRIYIFDVETDPRAPRIHKIISPEEVAQKTGLGYPHTTHCLANGEVMISSLGKANGDGEGGFIILDGKTFDVKGRWESGQPAPMGYDFWYQPRFNVMISTEWGEPKALIDGFKLEDVEKGKYGSRLHVWDWTSHTLKQTIDLGVGTVPLEIRFLHDPDQPQGYTGCALSSTIVRFFLNEAETWSAETVIRIPPKRVEGWALPDMPGLITDILISLDDKFLYFSNWLHGDLRQYDITDPKNPRLAAQLFIGGSIVSDGPVKVIQDSELSGQPAPCYVKGKRVEGGPQMIQLSLDGKRLYVTTSLYSAWDNQFYPNLAKKGAMLLQVDVDSVNGGLTLNPDFCVDFGDEPDGPSLAHEVRYPGGDCSSDIWLANTDPSKL is encoded by the exons ATGAAAAACGAGCCTATCGAAAAGGGTGAACAATACGGGATTACTTCATTTCTGTTGAACAAAGTTCGTCTCAACTGGATTTTTACCACATCGCATTGTTCGAATGAAATGGCGAGTGGAG GTCACTGCAGTTGCGGGCCGGGTTATGCCACACCACTGGACGCAATGAGAGGACCGAGAGAACAGATAGTTTACCTGCCATGTATTCGTAACAACACTGGAGTGGACAAACCCGATTATCTTGCTACTGTGGACGTCAATCCTCGATCTCCAACGTATTCACAG GTCATTCATCGTCTGCCTGTTCCTTACAAGGGAGATGAGCTGCATCACAGTGGCTGGAATGCCTGCAGTAG ctgtttTGATGACTCGAGTAAAAAACGCAATCGCCTGATCATGCCATCGTTGATTTCAAGTCGTATTTACATTTTTGATGTGGAAACAGACCCAAGAGCTCCACGGATACACAAG ATTATTTCACCAGAAGAGGTTGCTCAGAAAACTGGCCTTGGGTATCCACACACAACGCACTGTCTGGCAAATGGAGAGGTGATGATTAGCTCCTTGGGGAAAGCTAACGGTGACGGAGAAG gtGGTTTTATTATCCTCGATGGAAAGACATTTGACGTAAAAGGCCGTTGGGAGTCTGGGCAGCCTGCTCCCATGGGGTATGACTTTTGGTACCAGCCTCGTTTCAATGTGATGATCAGCACGGAGTGGGGAGAGCCTAAAGCTCTAATTGATGGCTTTAAATTAGAGGATGTTGAAAAGG GGAAGTATGGATCTCGATTGCACGTGTGGGACTGGACCTCACACACCCTGAAGCAGACAATCGATTTAGGTGTCGGTACCGTGCCCCTCGAGATCAGATTTCTGCACGACCCTGATCAACCGCAAGGATACACGGGATGTGCGTTGAGCAGCACCATCGTTAGATTCTTTCTGAATGAG GCCGAAACTTGGAGTGCTGAGACGGTGATCAGAATTCCACCTAAAAGGGTTGAGGGCTGGGCCTTACCAGATATGCCAG gtCTTATAACAGATATTCTGATTTCACTGGATGACAAGTTCCTGTATTTCAGTAACTGGCTGCATGGTGATCTTAGACAGTATGACATTACAGATCCAAAGAACCCACGACTTGCTGCACAG CTGTTCATTGGTGGCAGTATTGTTAGCGACGGTCCAGTAAAGGTAATTCAGGACTCGGAGCTTAGTGGACAGCCTGCGCCATGTTACGTGAAGGGAAAGCGAGTGGAAGGAGGACCGCAGATGATTCAACTCAGTTTGGATGGAAAGCGGCTTTACGTTACAACATCTCTATACAGTGCGTGGGACAACCAGTTCTACCCAAATCTTGCAAA GAAAGGTGCCATGTTGCTTCAGGTAGACGTAGACTC